One genomic window of Carassius gibelio isolate Cgi1373 ecotype wild population from Czech Republic chromosome A10, carGib1.2-hapl.c, whole genome shotgun sequence includes the following:
- the LOC128020625 gene encoding trace amine-associated receptor 13c-like codes for MAYETEDHEIQYCFPAINSSCIKGKHSSHESNIMYMFFSLLSAWTVFLNLLVIISISHFKKLHTPTNLIILSLAVADMLIGLLMPLEAMRLIEICWYFGDTFCGLFLAITGLLISASLYNLILIAVDRYVAVCHPLLYQQKITTTKTFIIICVCWVWSSAYNISFITDNGYFDPSRRTHRCYGECPFMINSAWSMTDLFLSFLFPCTVIIILYLKIFYVVHQQVKVINSLMKSGKCVTEGSSMRKSEISVLESVAVGNSDTVLQRLSITIQGLKPQSIILFVAISV; via the exons ATGGCCTATGAGACAGAGGATCATGAGATACAAtactgctttcctgccatcaactcatcatgTATTAAGGGAAAACACTCAAGTCATGAATCCAATatcatgtatatgtttttttcattgctgtcagcatggactgtgtttctgaacctgctggtgatcatctccatctctcacttcaagaagcttcacactCCAACTAACCTCATCATTCTCTCTCTAGCTGTGGCCGACATGCTTATTGGACTTTTGATGCCCTTAGAGGCCATGAGGCTGATTGAGATCTGCTGGTACTTTGGAGACACTTTCTGTGGACTGTTTTTGGCAATAACAGGGCTGCTTATTTCAGCATCtctttataatttgattttaattgctgttgatcgttatgtggccgtgtgtcaccctttactgtaccaacaaaaaataactacaactaaaactttTATTATCATATGTGTCTGCTGGGTGTGGTCTTCAGCATACAATATTTCTTTCATAACAGATAACGGATATTTTGATCCATCAAGAAGAACACATAGGTGTTATGGAGAGTGTCCCTTTATGATTAACTCTGCCTGGAGTATGACTGATCTGTTCTTGTCCTTCCTTTTTCCTTGTActgtgattataattttatatctgaAGATATTCTATGttgtacatcagcaagtgaaagtCATAAACTCTCTGATGAAGAGCGGTAAATGTGTAACGGAGGGTTCATCTATGAGGAAATCTGAGA TCAGTGTGCTAGAGTCAGTGGCTGTTGGAAACAGTGATACTGTACTACAGAGACTCAGTATTACAATACAAGGCTTAAAGCCACAGTCCATAATcctctttgtcgccatctctGTTTAA